In the Colletotrichum lupini chromosome 4, complete sequence genome, CTCGGGCTCAGTGTGCCCTCGAGTCCTCTTCttgagaggaagaggagcgcTTCGGAAATACGTAAGATGCCCTCACGGTCAACTTTACCATCGCCATCATCGTCGTAAAGCTCAAAGAAATACGTAATCGTTCCCATAATGTCCTTCTTGCCCTTGATCCTGGCGAAGCCCGACACTACATCAGCTAGTGTCAACACGCCGGCTCCGCTAACATCCCATTTTTTGAACAATTGCTGCATGAACTCGTGATCGGCAGGTTCTGGGCCCGACCCCCATGGGGAAAGGAGGCCGTTATTTTGACGACGGCTTGTGTAGGCATTTCTGTCCTTATCGGCGAATGTATCGCGGCGCGGCGTAGTGGGTGAGTCGGACATCGCCCACTTTGCCATGTTGGCGAGGAATTCTCTAAACGCATCGTAATCCATCAGACTGGTGCTAGCACCAAGGGCCACTCGCCCCTTTTCAACGTGTTCATCGCTGGGTTCAAACACATCTCGCGCTCTAGGCCGTGCGTTCTTTGCACGACGTTGTTTTTCCTGCTGAATAATGCTCTCTCGCTGTTGTCTCTCGTACAAGATTGTATAGAAGCGATCGTACAAGGCGCCCAGCTCCTCCGTGGCAAGGAGTTTGCTGTCGGGGCCCAAATTTCGGAGGGCTGTTCTCTTTGCGAAACTCTCAATGTTGCTCAGTACGGCATCCTTGTTCTTCAACCGCAGGTCCGTAATACTGCTGTGGGTGATACCCGAGAATTCCTTGAATGCCACCACCATTAACTCTTGGAACTTGGTCACGGCGCGCAGCTTCGGGTTCTCCGACTTGGGGTGTGCCGACTCGTCGAGACGAGCAAAGTAGCCCTTGAGGATGGAGATGAAGGCGCCGTCATCTGTGGCATCCAAAAGCTCCTCGCCGTTGATTCTCAAGATGGCGAGTCCTATTTGGAACAGAACTTTCGGTCCCTCGACGAAGAAGACGTCCAGAACTCGGAAGGCGAAAACCAAGGGCATCGAGTTGATGTATAGTGACAAGAACCAAGGCAGTGAAACGACTGAAAGTTGTACGTCGCTCTTTACCAGATGTTCCCATAGGATAGGCATGGTCTTCTCGACTAGTGACTCAAACACCTTTTGGTCCAACAAAGTTCCGTACATTGTCGTAGAGTAGTATCCTGGTACCAGCCTGTCGCACATGGACGACAGTAGGAAGAAGGCCTGCGTCTCCGACATGTAGATGAGCAATGCCGCTACTACAATGTTCATGGCCTGGCAGTATCCGACATCCGGGTTCACCCAGCTGTAAGCCGTAAGCACACGGCGGAGACGGCCGATGCCCTCTTGGCTCTGGAACCCAGGATACTCTGGCAAGCTTCGATTCAGATCCTTTTCGATCTCGTCAATAGCGAGGGACTCTTGGCCTTCGTACTTGGCTAGTGTTTCGGCGTACAGTGTCGGGTGCTCGAGTCGGAGGTAGATTGATCCAGACGTCAACTCCCAAGTCTCACCTCTCAATCGATTAGGCAAACCAACACGGATGAGCTTGTGGAAGGTCGGCTGACGGATGAGCGTCATGTTTCGCCCGTTGTCGCGCAAGTATTCGGCCCAGAGACGCATCTTGGCCCTGTCGCGGAGCTTCTTTGGGTCTCCAGGATAGCGGAAGAGCATGCCTAGGCCGGCGTCGGGCGGGCTCGCATTCTTTTTGTCGTCGGATCGGAGGAGGTACTCGGAGTAACACTCGCTGGTGACCTTTTTGTATTTGCCAACATTCCCAACGCCGGCCCTCAGTCCCTTTTTCAGGCCGTCGCAGAAGCGCTCGCAGCCCTGGCGGGTACCGGCAAGGTGTATCGTGATCCTCTGTTCCTTAACATCCTTCTTATCCTTGTCGGGGACGGCTTCCTTGTCCTTGTCCTTCTTCTCTTGCTGATTGATGCCATTCCATGTGGTAATCGCCAAGGCAAACTACGTGGTAGAGCAGCATGTCAGTTCATGGCCTTGCGGGGGATGGAGCACGGACTGTTGTCAATGTCACAACCCGGGGTTTGGAGCAACCTTACCTGGAATGTCTGGCTGTTCAACCTCTCCACCCTTCTGATGGCGCAGAGGGGAAAGGTGAAGCCATTTCCACTGGGGCCTCCGCCATGTGTTTGGCCAGTGAAGGCAGAGCTTGTTGAGGTGCTGGCGCCCTGGACGAAACTGGACGGGGTAGTGGAGAAGCACATGTAGCCTTCAGACAGGTGTAGCTTGCCAGCGTAGTGGTAGCCTCGATCGTGGTCCTTGC is a window encoding:
- a CDS encoding TBC domain-containing protein; its protein translation is MFTLSSLVQKAQQLVDPTQGLNLTNSDKNPSKSSLFQNQFRLPSTQTPLYEINAELTIPPANATYGGKDHDRGYHYAGKLHLSEGYMCFSTTPSSFVQGASTSTSSAFTGQTHGGGPSGNGFTFPLCAIRRVERLNSQTFQFALAITTWNGINQQEKKDKDKEAVPDKDKKDVKEQRITIHLAGTRQGCERFCDGLKKGLRAGVGNVGKYKKVTSECYSEYLLRSDDKKNASPPDAGLGMLFRYPGDPKKLRDRAKMRLWAEYLRDNGRNMTLIRQPTFHKLIRVGLPNRLRGETWELTSGSIYLRLEHPTLYAETLAKYEGQESLAIDEIEKDLNRSLPEYPGFQSQEGIGRLRRVLTAYSWVNPDVGYCQAMNIVVAALLIYMSETQAFFLLSSMCDRLVPGYYSTTMYGTLLDQKVFESLVEKTMPILWEHLVKSDVQLSVVSLPWFLSLYINSMPLVFAFRVLDVFFVEGPKVLFQIGLAILRINGEELLDATDDGAFISILKGYFARLDESAHPKSENPKLRAVTKFQELMVVAFKEFSGITHSSITDLRLKNKDAVLSNIESFAKRTALRNLGPDSKLLATEELGALYDRFYTILYERQQRESIIQQEKQRRAKNARPRARDVFEPSDEHVEKGRVALGASTSLMDYDAFREFLANMAKWAMSDSPTTPRRDTFADKDRNAYTSRRQNNGLLSPWGSGPEPADHEFMQQLFKKWDVSGAGVLTLADVVSGFARIKGKKDIMGTITYFFELYDDDGDGKVDREGILRISEALLFLSRRGLEGTLSPSASTLTLSTPTGQGSEPSLPGISTNERFLGSVSAFIRRCFEYADPDHPNNKIHEEEKEEPKSTENSGAFAIGDDDDEDLLAMDSPPGSPSKAKKSSSDSLSSPPGEKPPAAGQSQRRVSKAQSEAANAALDPANPLHMTLPTFRMVVLADELLEQFFESSFPTSFHLIEGLPTVSTPTSTLTTFSSLNFGRAPVAALNPAAQGATRGLRGVLDNIVTDGMRVAAEVRRRMEEAQKELEKNAVPGQQRDVEDEEDDADIGVEIGIRKGTASGSADIERRSVRSEDRDLLDGADAEAGANGSGKEGQLVDIEPTNRSETNAKGVVEFEG